The proteins below are encoded in one region of Brevundimonas fontaquae:
- a CDS encoding arsenic resistance protein, translated as MNTSELRDALETRQVWIYFAAVIVAVAVGLLVPSTEILEGAINPALALMLFVTFLQVPVAALGRALRELRFMGALLAVNFVAVPLLVLGLVQFLPADPLIRLGVLMVLLCPCIDYVVTFAHLGRADARLLLASTPVLLIAQMALLPIYLRLFLGAEAAAYVQPGPFIHAFVWLVAIPFVLAALVQAWAVRSATGDRVSSALGLAPVPATALVLFIVVAAVVPQLGQTLDRTLSVVPVYIAFAVLAPLVGWAVSGFARLTPEAGRAVAFSAGTRNSLVVLPLALVVPGAIPLVPAIIVTQTLIELVAELLYIRLMPRLGSRTA; from the coding sequence ATGAACACCTCTGAACTTCGCGACGCCCTGGAAACGCGGCAGGTCTGGATCTACTTCGCCGCCGTGATCGTCGCGGTGGCCGTCGGGCTTCTGGTCCCAAGTACAGAGATCCTTGAGGGGGCGATCAATCCGGCGCTGGCCTTGATGCTGTTCGTCACCTTCCTGCAGGTGCCGGTCGCCGCGCTTGGCCGGGCGCTTCGCGAACTGCGATTCATGGGCGCCTTGCTGGCTGTCAACTTCGTCGCCGTGCCCTTGCTGGTCCTCGGCTTGGTCCAGTTCCTGCCGGCCGATCCTCTGATCCGGTTGGGCGTGCTGATGGTGCTGCTCTGTCCGTGCATCGACTATGTCGTGACATTCGCTCACCTGGGCCGGGCGGACGCCCGATTGTTGCTGGCGTCGACGCCTGTGCTGCTGATCGCACAAATGGCGCTCTTGCCGATCTATCTGCGCCTGTTCCTCGGCGCCGAGGCGGCGGCCTATGTCCAGCCGGGTCCATTCATCCACGCCTTCGTCTGGTTAGTTGCCATCCCCTTCGTTCTGGCGGCGCTTGTCCAGGCATGGGCCGTGCGCAGCGCGACCGGGGATCGGGTCTCGTCAGCGCTTGGCTTGGCGCCCGTGCCCGCGACGGCGCTGGTGTTGTTCATCGTGGTCGCCGCGGTCGTGCCGCAACTCGGGCAAACACTCGACAGAACCCTGAGCGTCGTGCCGGTCTATATCGCCTTCGCCGTCTTGGCGCCGCTTGTCGGATGGGCCGTCTCAGGGTTCGCGCGTCTGACGCCCGAGGCGGGTCGCGCCGTCGCCTTCAGCGCCGGAACCCGCAACTCGCTCGTGGTTTTGCCGCTGGCCCTGGTCGTGCCCGGCGCAATCCCCTTGGTCCCGGCCATTATCGTCACCCAGACGCTGATCGAGTTGGTGGCCGAGCTCCTCTACATCCGGCTCATGCCGAGGCTTGGAAGTCGAACGGCCTGA